A stretch of the Litorilinea aerophila genome encodes the following:
- a CDS encoding Gfo/Idh/MocA family protein, producing the protein MKVIQVGIGGMGGTWLRAVLASPHVTFAALVEVNDAIAAQQVEKFGLQGVPVFKSLDEALKQVEADGVINVTPPQFHKEISLIALEAGLPVLSEKPLADTLESALAIVEKSTSTGVLHMVAQNYRYRRATQTLKRALATEDLGPIGSATVEFFRGPHFGGFREEMAYPLIIDMSIHHFDLMRFFLEKNPVAVYGKSWNPPWSWFKGDASAAVTLEFADNVVISYTGSWCSQAREISWNANWRFECARGVVVMEDDQVYIQRTGQEPIQVEPVAMPLEGQDYLLQEFYQAVTQGTTPATTCQDNIKSLSIVFDVVRSFETGQVVQSSA; encoded by the coding sequence ATGAAAGTCATCCAGGTCGGCATCGGAGGCATGGGCGGTACCTGGCTGCGGGCTGTGCTGGCCTCGCCCCATGTGACCTTTGCCGCGTTGGTGGAAGTGAACGACGCCATCGCCGCCCAGCAGGTGGAGAAGTTCGGGCTCCAGGGTGTGCCGGTCTTCAAGTCCCTGGACGAAGCTTTGAAGCAGGTGGAAGCCGACGGGGTCATCAACGTAACGCCGCCCCAGTTTCACAAAGAGATCTCCCTGATCGCGCTGGAGGCCGGCCTGCCCGTGCTGTCGGAAAAGCCCCTGGCCGACACCCTGGAGTCCGCCCTGGCCATCGTGGAGAAGTCCACGAGCACGGGGGTGCTCCACATGGTGGCCCAGAACTACCGCTACCGCCGGGCCACCCAGACCCTGAAGCGGGCCCTGGCCACGGAGGATCTGGGTCCCATCGGCTCGGCCACGGTGGAGTTCTTCCGGGGGCCCCACTTTGGCGGCTTCCGGGAAGAGATGGCCTACCCCCTGATCATCGACATGTCCATCCACCACTTTGATCTCATGCGTTTCTTCCTGGAGAAGAACCCGGTGGCTGTCTACGGCAAGAGCTGGAACCCGCCGTGGAGCTGGTTCAAGGGGGATGCCTCCGCCGCTGTCACTTTGGAGTTTGCCGACAACGTGGTCATCTCCTACACCGGCTCCTGGTGCTCCCAGGCCCGGGAGATCAGCTGGAACGCCAACTGGCGCTTCGAGTGCGCCCGCGGGGTGGTGGTCATGGAGGATGATCAGGTCTACATCCAGCGTACGGGCCAGGAGCCGATTCAGGTGGAGCCGGTGGCCATGCCCCTGGAAGGCCAGGACTACCTGCTCCAGGAGTTCTACCAGGCTGTCACCCAGGGCACCACGCCGGCCACCACCTGCCAGGACAACATCAAGTCCCTGTCCATCGTCTTCGACGTGGTCCGCTCCTTCGAGACGGGCCAGGTCGTCCAGAGTTCTGCGTGA
- a CDS encoding sugar phosphate isomerase/epimerase family protein, translating into MPRPVTLFTGQWADLPLETLAQKVSEWGFDGLELACWGDHFEVDKALEKDSYVREKRDLLEKYNLKCFAISNHLVGQCVCDPIDNRHKAILPPRLWGDGDPEGVRQRAAEEMKNTAKAAKLFGVDVVNGFTGSSVWAKLYFFPPTSQADIDAGYQDFADRWIPILDTFQEQGVKFGLEVHPTEIAYDIITFERALKAVNNHPAFGINFDPSHLIHQFIDPVELINAFPDRIFHVHVKDSRVQLTGRNSILSSHLDFGDHRRGWDFVSPGHGDVRWDPIIRALNRIGYQGPLSIEWEDSGMDREFGAQEALQVVRKADFAPSAVAFDAAFAKE; encoded by the coding sequence ATGCCACGACCTGTGACCTTATTCACCGGACAGTGGGCCGATCTGCCCCTGGAGACCCTGGCCCAGAAGGTCAGTGAGTGGGGGTTTGACGGCCTGGAGCTGGCCTGCTGGGGCGACCATTTTGAGGTGGACAAGGCCCTGGAAAAGGACAGCTACGTGCGGGAAAAGCGGGATCTGTTGGAGAAGTACAACCTGAAGTGCTTCGCCATCAGCAACCACCTGGTGGGCCAGTGTGTCTGCGACCCCATCGACAACCGGCACAAGGCCATCCTGCCGCCCCGCCTCTGGGGGGACGGCGATCCCGAGGGCGTGCGCCAGCGGGCTGCCGAGGAGATGAAAAACACGGCCAAAGCTGCCAAGTTGTTTGGCGTGGACGTGGTCAATGGCTTTACCGGCAGCAGCGTCTGGGCCAAGCTCTACTTCTTCCCGCCCACCAGCCAGGCGGACATCGACGCCGGCTACCAGGACTTCGCCGACCGCTGGATTCCCATCCTGGACACCTTCCAGGAGCAGGGAGTCAAGTTCGGCCTGGAAGTTCACCCCACCGAGATCGCCTACGACATCATCACCTTCGAGCGGGCCCTGAAGGCCGTCAACAACCACCCGGCCTTCGGCATCAACTTCGACCCCAGCCACCTGATCCACCAGTTCATCGACCCGGTGGAGCTGATCAACGCCTTCCCGGATCGGATCTTCCACGTCCACGTGAAGGACTCCCGGGTGCAGCTCACCGGCCGCAACAGCATCCTCTCCTCCCACCTGGACTTCGGCGACCATCGCCGGGGCTGGGACTTTGTCTCGCCCGGCCATGGCGACGTTCGCTGGGATCCCATCATCCGGGCGCTGAACCGGATCGGCTACCAGGGTCCCCTCTCCATCGAGTGGGAGGACAGCGGCATGGACCGGGAGTTCGGCGCGCAGGAGGCGCTGCAGGTGGTGCGCAAGGCCGACTTTGCCCCGTCGGCCGTGGCCTTTGACGCCGCCTTCGCCAAGGAATAG
- a CDS encoding Gfo/Idh/MocA family protein — MAEGSGFTSMAAGRTEGQAPEIGVGMLGYAFMGKAHSNAMRKIPYMMYPPPAIPKLVGICGRNEEAVAEAAKRFGYAHYYTDWREMLANDEIQLFDNGGPNDAHAEPCIQAAQAGKHILCEKPLARTAEEAKTMLDAVQKAGIKHMVAFNYRFVPAIRQIRMLVDSGLLGQIYHFRAVYLQEWVMPHYNLPMIWRLQKKVAGSGALGDLGAHIIDLGRYLVGEISSVSAMTKTFIKERPWPDGTMGTVDVDDAFAAVVEFENGALGTLEATRFAAGRKNSQVIEINAEKASIRFNLERLNELEVFWVGEEPKETQGFHNVLVSEPYHPWWENWWPQGHIIGWEHTFVHEITHLLDCIVNDKPVAPIGADFEDGYRAAVVCDAILESAENKRQVDCKY, encoded by the coding sequence ATGGCAGAAGGATCCGGTTTCACCTCCATGGCAGCCGGCCGCACCGAGGGGCAGGCCCCTGAGATCGGTGTTGGCATGCTGGGCTACGCCTTCATGGGCAAGGCCCACAGCAACGCCATGCGCAAGATTCCGTACATGATGTACCCGCCGCCGGCCATCCCCAAGCTGGTGGGCATCTGCGGCCGCAACGAGGAAGCCGTGGCCGAGGCGGCCAAGCGCTTCGGCTACGCCCACTACTACACCGACTGGCGGGAGATGCTGGCCAACGACGAGATCCAGCTCTTCGACAATGGCGGCCCCAACGACGCCCACGCCGAGCCCTGCATCCAGGCCGCCCAGGCAGGCAAGCATATCCTCTGTGAAAAGCCCCTGGCCCGCACGGCCGAGGAGGCCAAGACCATGCTGGACGCGGTCCAGAAGGCCGGCATCAAGCATATGGTGGCCTTCAACTACCGTTTCGTCCCCGCCATCCGCCAGATCCGGATGCTGGTGGACAGCGGCCTGCTGGGCCAGATCTACCACTTTCGGGCCGTCTACCTGCAGGAATGGGTCATGCCCCACTACAACCTGCCCATGATCTGGCGCCTCCAGAAGAAGGTGGCCGGCAGCGGCGCGCTGGGCGACCTGGGCGCCCACATCATCGACCTGGGCCGCTATCTGGTAGGGGAAATCAGCTCGGTGAGCGCCATGACCAAGACCTTCATCAAGGAACGGCCCTGGCCCGACGGCACCATGGGCACGGTGGATGTGGACGACGCCTTCGCCGCAGTGGTGGAGTTCGAAAACGGTGCCCTGGGAACCCTGGAGGCGACCCGCTTTGCCGCCGGCCGCAAGAACAGCCAGGTGATCGAGATCAACGCCGAGAAGGCCAGCATCCGCTTCAACCTGGAGCGGCTGAATGAGCTGGAGGTCTTCTGGGTGGGCGAAGAGCCCAAGGAAACCCAGGGCTTCCACAACGTGCTGGTCTCAGAGCCCTACCATCCCTGGTGGGAGAACTGGTGGCCCCAGGGGCACATCATCGGCTGGGAGCACACCTTCGTCCACGAGATCACCCACCTGTTGGACTGCATCGTCAACGACAAGCCTGTCGCGCCCATCGGCGCGGACTTTGAGGACGGCTACCGGGCCGCGGTGGTCTGCGACGCCATCCTGGAGTCGGCCGAGAACAAGCGCCAGGTGGACTGCAAGTACTGA
- the ftcD gene encoding glutamate formimidoyltransferase, giving the protein MNVQHDREDLNRGAEDVLIEAVPNFSEGRRPEVVQSILQAIQVPGVLLLDWSSDSDHNRTVVTIAGPPDAVVEGLYRAVERAASLIDMFQHRGAHPRLGATDVVPLIPIQNIDLAGCVALARDLGRRIGEELHLPVYLYEAAATRPERRNLADVRRGEFEKLVEEIHLPERQPDFGPAQVGPAGAVIVGARPFLIAYNFYLQTDDVKVAKAIARAIRESSGGFPAVKAMGLLVDGQAQVSMNLVDYTRTPLHVVMDAVSRLAAEHGTAVDRSELIGLIPQEAMLQAAAHYLKLPNFDRLRVVENAIQAARSGKA; this is encoded by the coding sequence GTGAACGTCCAACACGACCGAGAAGACCTCAATCGCGGGGCAGAAGATGTACTCATCGAAGCTGTCCCCAACTTCTCCGAAGGCCGCCGTCCAGAGGTGGTCCAGTCCATCCTCCAGGCGATCCAGGTGCCGGGCGTCCTGCTGCTGGACTGGAGCAGCGACAGCGATCACAACCGCACAGTGGTCACCATCGCCGGGCCGCCGGACGCGGTGGTGGAGGGGCTGTACCGGGCGGTGGAACGGGCGGCGTCCCTGATCGACATGTTCCAGCATCGGGGTGCCCACCCGCGCCTGGGGGCCACCGACGTGGTTCCCCTCATCCCCATCCAGAACATCGACCTGGCGGGCTGTGTGGCGCTGGCCAGGGACCTGGGCCGGCGCATCGGCGAGGAGCTACACCTGCCCGTCTACCTATACGAAGCGGCCGCCACCCGCCCGGAACGGCGCAACCTGGCCGATGTGCGCCGGGGCGAATTTGAAAAGCTGGTGGAGGAGATTCACCTGCCCGAACGGCAGCCGGACTTTGGCCCGGCCCAGGTGGGCCCGGCCGGGGCGGTCATCGTGGGGGCACGGCCGTTCCTCATTGCCTACAACTTCTACCTGCAGACCGACGATGTGAAGGTGGCCAAGGCCATTGCCCGGGCCATCCGGGAGAGCAGCGGCGGCTTCCCCGCGGTGAAGGCCATGGGCCTGCTGGTGGACGGCCAGGCCCAGGTGAGCATGAACCTGGTGGATTACACCCGGACGCCCCTCCACGTGGTGATGGATGCGGTGAGCCGCCTGGCCGCCGAACATGGCACCGCCGTCGACCGCAGCGAACTCATCGGTCTCATCCCCCAGGAAGCCATGCTCCAGGCGGCGGCCCATTACCTGAAATTGCCCAACTTCGACCGGCTGCGGGTGGTGGAGAACGCCATCCAGGCAGCCCGGAGCGGGAAGGCATAG
- a CDS encoding lipid II:glycine glycyltransferase FemX has translation MKPAIETCYSVYKPDDARWDRFMSSHPAAHFLQSSRWRCLKSRFGWWGACVAVGDPDGTLRAGASVLFRRMAGLTLAYVPRGPVTDWTDPALTAALLAALETCCRQHRAAVLKIEPGLVDTPEHRALLAGQGFQPSQHTVQPRSTIVLDIQGEEEAILQRMKSKWRYNIRLAARKGVTVREATRADLPHIHALMAETGERDGFGVHAPEYYTAAFDLFVPESGVFLLAEYQGEPLAAIVVLLSGDTAYYVWGASSNRERNRMPNHALQWAAIRWARQRGARRYDLWGIPDELGQVAYGLDGGRGQPVPAEQLPVDLEQLPGEGLWGVYRFKQGFGGHVVRWVGAWDRPLQPVGARLYQAGVALQGARLAVARKGIRQEGMALLRRHMPRSPGLSTRVVPVTDPVRWRWVLANLPDPHVLQSWEWGEVKRQTGWNAGRFVLTGEGDRPQGAFQFLWRQPLPFLPLRIGYVPKGPLLDWEEPGLVDILLGQVEAVARQHRCLLVKIDPDVREDRPAGQQLIRTLRRRGWRFSQEQIQFKNTAYTDLRPDEAELLAQMKSKWRYNIRLAERRGIEIRQGGAADLPAFYALYAETARRDGFLVRPYAYYETAWLTFLQAQADAQNPAGGVLLLAEHPEETEPLAGVFLMRYGERCWYFYGASSSRRRRDMPNYLLQWEAMRWARQEGCTWYDWWGAPTCLDDPDDAMQGVWYFKQGFGAEFQPHVGAWDYAVQPWLYRLYVQGMPWLLALMRWRGRQTT, from the coding sequence ATGAAACCGGCGATAGAGACCTGCTACTCCGTGTACAAACCCGACGATGCCCGTTGGGATCGCTTTATGTCCAGCCATCCCGCCGCCCACTTCCTGCAGAGCAGCCGGTGGCGCTGCCTGAAGAGCCGCTTTGGCTGGTGGGGTGCGTGTGTGGCGGTGGGCGATCCAGATGGTACCCTGCGGGCCGGGGCCTCCGTGCTGTTCCGGCGGATGGCCGGCCTGACTCTGGCCTATGTGCCCCGGGGGCCCGTGACCGATTGGACCGACCCGGCCCTCACCGCCGCCCTCCTGGCTGCGCTGGAAACATGCTGCCGCCAACACCGGGCCGCTGTGCTCAAGATCGAGCCGGGCCTGGTGGATACACCTGAGCACCGCGCCCTGCTGGCGGGCCAGGGCTTCCAGCCCAGTCAGCACACGGTCCAGCCCCGCAGTACCATCGTCCTGGACATCCAGGGCGAGGAGGAGGCCATCCTCCAACGGATGAAGAGCAAGTGGCGCTATAACATTCGCCTCGCCGCCCGCAAAGGGGTGACGGTCCGGGAGGCCACCCGGGCGGACCTGCCCCACATCCACGCCCTGATGGCCGAGACCGGCGAGCGGGACGGCTTTGGCGTGCATGCACCTGAGTACTACACGGCTGCCTTTGACCTCTTCGTGCCCGAGTCCGGCGTCTTCCTTCTGGCCGAATACCAGGGAGAGCCCCTGGCCGCCATTGTGGTATTGTTGAGCGGCGACACCGCCTACTACGTGTGGGGGGCCAGCAGTAACCGGGAGCGCAACCGCATGCCCAACCACGCGCTCCAGTGGGCTGCCATCCGGTGGGCGCGGCAGCGGGGCGCCCGCCGTTACGACCTGTGGGGCATCCCCGATGAGCTGGGCCAGGTGGCCTATGGGCTGGATGGGGGGCGCGGCCAGCCTGTCCCTGCCGAACAGTTGCCCGTGGATCTGGAACAGTTGCCCGGTGAAGGGCTGTGGGGCGTCTACCGCTTCAAGCAGGGGTTCGGGGGCCACGTGGTCCGCTGGGTTGGCGCCTGGGACCGGCCCTTGCAGCCCGTGGGGGCCCGGCTCTACCAGGCGGGTGTGGCCCTCCAGGGGGCACGCCTGGCCGTAGCCCGGAAGGGAATCCGCCAGGAAGGCATGGCGCTGCTCCGTCGCCACATGCCGCGTAGCCCAGGGCTCTCTACACGGGTGGTGCCGGTGACCGACCCGGTGCGCTGGCGCTGGGTGCTGGCCAACTTGCCGGATCCCCACGTGCTCCAGAGCTGGGAGTGGGGAGAGGTCAAACGCCAGACCGGCTGGAACGCCGGTCGTTTTGTGTTGACGGGGGAAGGGGATCGTCCCCAGGGCGCCTTCCAGTTTCTCTGGCGCCAGCCGCTGCCCTTTCTCCCCCTGCGCATCGGCTATGTGCCCAAGGGGCCCCTGCTGGACTGGGAGGAGCCGGGTTTGGTCGACATCCTGTTGGGCCAGGTGGAGGCGGTGGCTCGCCAGCATCGATGCCTGCTGGTGAAGATCGATCCCGACGTGCGGGAGGACAGGCCCGCCGGCCAGCAGCTGATCCGGACCCTGCGCCGGCGGGGGTGGCGCTTCAGCCAGGAGCAGATCCAGTTCAAGAACACGGCCTATACGGACCTCCGGCCGGATGAGGCAGAACTGCTGGCCCAGATGAAGAGCAAGTGGCGCTACAACATTCGGCTGGCCGAGCGCCGGGGCATCGAAATTCGCCAGGGCGGGGCGGCGGATTTGCCCGCTTTCTATGCCCTCTATGCCGAGACGGCCCGGCGGGATGGGTTTCTGGTGCGGCCCTACGCTTACTACGAGACGGCCTGGCTGACCTTTTTGCAGGCCCAGGCCGATGCCCAGAACCCGGCCGGAGGTGTGTTGCTGCTGGCCGAACACCCAGAAGAAACAGAGCCCCTGGCCGGCGTCTTTCTCATGCGGTACGGCGAGCGATGCTGGTACTTCTACGGCGCCAGCAGCAGCCGCCGGCGGCGGGATATGCCCAACTATCTCCTCCAGTGGGAGGCCATGCGCTGGGCCCGGCAAGAGGGATGCACCTGGTACGATTGGTGGGGGGCGCCCACCTGCCTGGACGATCCCGACGATGCTATGCAGGGGGTCTGGTATTTCAAGCAGGGATTTGGCGCCGAATTCCAGCCCCATGTGGGCGCCTGGGACTACGCCGTGCAGCCGTGGCTCTACCGGCTCTACGTCCAGGGCATGCCCTGGCTGCTGGCTCTGATGCGCTGGCGGGGCCGCCAGACGACCTGA
- a CDS encoding histidine kinase N-terminal 7TM domain-containing protein, which yields MSGQVSLLLLPLLMGAVISITLTLYAWPQRAVIGSRTFAYLTATLAVGILAYIVQAYSHELAVKAAWHGLTVLSFTGVAILWFVFVLQFSGFDHRLPRWAYGALAVPTLVMIFLLWTNPHHGLVARGYVLFREGELTILDFQYGPALLAYLGYCYLLVAISGLILIDNIRRGDGFYYRRQSLLFLIAMFIPWIGDILYLNQVGILARTGDPGPYTFSASILLVAWGLFRYRILDITPVARETVFRSMTDGVIVLDARRRIVDMNPAAEQILQTSLHSLLGRPIDRVPFFEGYPIQDDTTGQLAMGQGPGTRWYDVRVTPLQKEQTSTGSLLVLRDITESRAAQQLLQQAKEAAEESARAKTAFLANMSHEIRTPMNAVIGLTTLLLDTRLSPEQRDFLEIIRSSGEALLAVINDILDFSKIEAGHLELERIPFSLRGCVEDVLDLFAPQVARKGLDLCYELEAGVPETVVGDPNRLRQILLNLISNAFKFTDQGEIVVTVNAVDSGEGHILHFSVRDTGIGIPRDRLKRLFKSFSQVDASTTRRYGGTGLGLTISQRLAELMGGRMWVESQEGVGTVFHFLIKSPHLAQDTAAAQADEAPVTAIQPHQARERLASLGVLVVEDNATQRAILQRLLQSWGCRVDACADGELALQQLREAPQGYDVALLDGQLPGINSLELSERLQQETSPQGITIIRYSAVGQAGNQGENAPDGHETVLTKPIKAAPLFQALCAVRESQPAKRPATSSATSPAQSLPATLANQHPLNILLAEDNLVNQKVALQLLRRMGYRADVAANGAEVLAALSRKSYDVILMDVHMPEVDGLEATRQIRTRLPGERQPYIIAMTASVLTSDREACLQAGMDDHVGKPVRLPDLIEALRKAANGHRTH from the coding sequence ATGAGCGGGCAAGTCTCTCTCCTGTTGCTGCCGCTCCTCATGGGCGCGGTTATCTCCATCACCCTCACCCTCTATGCCTGGCCCCAGCGCGCCGTCATCGGCTCGCGCACCTTTGCCTATCTGACCGCCACCCTGGCCGTGGGCATTCTGGCCTATATCGTCCAGGCCTACTCCCACGAGTTGGCGGTCAAGGCGGCCTGGCACGGGCTGACCGTACTCTCGTTTACCGGGGTGGCCATCCTCTGGTTCGTCTTTGTGCTCCAGTTCTCCGGCTTCGACCATCGCCTGCCCCGGTGGGCCTACGGCGCATTGGCGGTGCCGACCCTGGTGATGATCTTCCTCCTGTGGACCAACCCCCATCACGGCCTGGTCGCCAGGGGATATGTCCTCTTTCGAGAGGGGGAACTCACCATCCTGGACTTCCAGTACGGACCTGCCTTGCTGGCCTACCTCGGCTACTGCTACCTGTTGGTGGCCATCAGCGGCCTGATCCTGATCGACAATATCCGGCGGGGGGATGGTTTTTACTACCGGCGCCAGAGCCTTCTCTTCCTCATCGCCATGTTCATCCCCTGGATCGGGGACATCCTCTACCTGAACCAGGTGGGCATCCTGGCCCGGACGGGCGACCCGGGTCCGTACACCTTCAGCGCCAGCATCCTGTTGGTGGCCTGGGGCCTCTTCCGCTACCGCATCCTGGACATCACGCCCGTGGCCCGGGAGACGGTCTTCCGCAGCATGACCGACGGCGTGATTGTGCTGGATGCCCGGCGCCGGATCGTGGACATGAACCCCGCCGCCGAACAGATCCTCCAGACCAGCCTCCACAGTCTGTTGGGTCGCCCCATCGACCGCGTCCCCTTCTTCGAAGGCTACCCCATCCAGGATGACACCACCGGCCAGCTGGCCATGGGTCAAGGCCCCGGAACCCGCTGGTATGATGTACGGGTCACGCCCTTGCAAAAGGAGCAGACGTCCACCGGTTCCCTGCTGGTGCTGCGAGACATCACCGAAAGCCGGGCGGCCCAGCAGTTGCTCCAGCAGGCCAAGGAGGCTGCCGAGGAATCTGCCCGGGCCAAGACGGCTTTCCTGGCCAACATGAGCCATGAGATCCGCACACCCATGAACGCAGTCATCGGCCTGACCACTCTGCTGCTGGATACCCGGTTGTCCCCGGAACAGCGGGACTTCCTGGAGATTATTCGCTCCAGCGGGGAAGCCCTGCTGGCCGTCATCAACGACATCCTGGACTTCTCCAAGATCGAGGCTGGCCATCTGGAACTGGAGCGGATTCCCTTTTCCCTCCGGGGCTGTGTAGAGGATGTCCTGGACCTGTTTGCACCCCAGGTGGCCCGCAAAGGCCTGGACCTCTGCTATGAGCTGGAGGCCGGCGTGCCGGAGACGGTGGTGGGCGATCCCAACCGGCTGCGACAGATTCTGTTGAACCTGATCAGCAACGCCTTTAAATTCACCGACCAGGGAGAGATCGTGGTCACGGTGAACGCCGTCGATAGCGGCGAGGGCCATATCCTCCACTTTTCGGTGCGGGACACGGGCATCGGCATCCCCCGGGATCGCCTCAAGCGCCTCTTCAAATCCTTCTCCCAGGTGGATGCTTCCACCACCCGCCGCTACGGCGGCACAGGCCTGGGCCTGACCATCAGCCAGCGCCTGGCCGAGCTCATGGGCGGGCGCATGTGGGTGGAAAGCCAGGAGGGGGTGGGCACGGTCTTCCACTTCCTCATCAAGTCGCCCCACCTGGCCCAGGACACGGCTGCCGCCCAAGCAGACGAAGCCCCTGTCACGGCCATTCAGCCCCATCAGGCCCGGGAACGGCTGGCCAGCCTGGGGGTGTTAGTGGTGGAAGACAATGCCACCCAACGGGCTATCTTACAACGTCTCTTGCAGAGCTGGGGGTGCCGGGTGGATGCCTGTGCCGATGGCGAGCTGGCCCTACAACAGCTTCGGGAGGCGCCCCAGGGCTACGACGTGGCCCTGCTGGACGGGCAGCTACCTGGCATCAACAGCCTGGAATTGAGCGAGAGATTACAACAGGAAACTTCACCCCAGGGGATAACCATAATCCGATACTCCGCCGTGGGCCAGGCAGGGAACCAGGGAGAAAATGCCCCGGACGGGCACGAGACGGTGCTGACCAAACCCATCAAGGCAGCCCCGCTCTTCCAGGCCCTGTGCGCCGTCCGGGAGAGTCAGCCGGCGAAGCGTCCGGCCACATCCTCAGCCACATCTCCGGCGCAGAGTCTGCCGGCGACCCTGGCCAACCAACACCCCCTCAACATCCTGCTGGCCGAGGACAACCTGGTGAACCAGAAGGTGGCCCTTCAGCTCCTGCGCCGGATGGGCTATCGGGCCGACGTGGCCGCCAACGGTGCCGAGGTGCTGGCGGCCCTCTCCAGGAAGTCGTACGATGTCATCCTCATGGATGTCCACATGCCCGAGGTGGACGGTCTGGAAGCCACCCGGCAGATCCGGACCCGCCTGCCCGGCGAGCGCCAGCCCTACATCATCGCCATGACCGCCAGCGTCCTGACCAGCGACCGGGAGGCCTGTCTGCAAGCGGGGATGGACGACCACGTGGGCAAGCCCGTTCGGCTCCCGGACCTGATCGAGGCCCTGCGCAAGGCGGCCAACGGCCACCGAACCCACTGA
- a CDS encoding polyphosphate kinase, giving the protein MNEETLPDSTLDELRRLAGEGMVLPTWLRNSTELLTRASDESLPLPARLTALGAFARALDELFVVHLPGLTRAGASGGADDLQLAAALPGRVRLLVTQAARLLEFSLLPALQQHGFRILPVSQLTPAQQGWLHSYFSTRVYPLLTPLAVDPGHPFPFISSDSLNLLVQMRKPGVSPYEGGSLFARVKIPRITPRLLKLPAELNDPVGSGPAAQICVWSGDLVRHFVYQLFPGMPIQRVHYFRLLRAQPPNGLATSLNGSPARPRRLSFQPVVRLDVEEEMAPAMLSWLVDHLHVPMTNVFRYTLPLELMCLGHFAEFAARCLAGRQP; this is encoded by the coding sequence ATGAACGAGGAAACCCTACCCGACTCTACCCTGGATGAACTCCGCCGCCTGGCCGGGGAAGGCATGGTACTGCCCACCTGGCTGCGCAACAGCACCGAGCTGTTGACCCGGGCCTCCGATGAGTCCCTGCCCCTCCCAGCGCGGCTGACCGCGTTGGGCGCCTTTGCTCGCGCCCTGGACGAGCTGTTCGTGGTCCATCTGCCCGGCCTCACCCGGGCGGGCGCATCCGGCGGCGCGGATGACCTGCAGCTGGCTGCGGCCCTGCCGGGCCGGGTGCGCCTCTTGGTGACCCAGGCGGCCCGGCTGCTGGAGTTTTCCCTGCTGCCCGCACTCCAGCAGCATGGCTTCCGCATCCTCCCCGTCAGTCAGCTTACTCCGGCCCAGCAGGGCTGGCTTCACAGCTACTTCTCCACCCGGGTCTACCCCTTGTTGACCCCCCTGGCTGTGGATCCGGGCCACCCCTTTCCGTTCATCAGCAGCGACAGCCTGAACCTGCTGGTGCAGATGCGAAAGCCGGGTGTGAGCCCCTACGAAGGGGGAAGCCTCTTTGCCCGGGTGAAGATTCCCCGGATCACCCCCCGGCTGCTCAAGCTGCCGGCCGAACTGAACGACCCCGTGGGCTCGGGGCCTGCCGCGCAAATTTGCGTCTGGAGCGGTGACCTGGTACGCCATTTCGTGTACCAGCTCTTTCCCGGCATGCCCATCCAGCGGGTTCACTACTTCCGGCTGCTGCGGGCACAGCCGCCCAATGGCCTCGCGACCTCCCTCAACGGCTCCCCGGCCCGTCCCCGCCGCCTCTCCTTTCAGCCGGTAGTCCGGCTGGACGTGGAGGAGGAGATGGCGCCGGCCATGCTCAGCTGGCTGGTAGATCACCTCCACGTGCCCATGACCAACGTCTTCCGCTATACCCTGCCCCTGGAGCTCATGTGCCTGGGCCATTTCGCTGAGTTTGCCGCCCGTTGCCTGGCCGGCCGTCAGCCCTGA